One stretch of Burkholderia oklahomensis C6786 DNA includes these proteins:
- a CDS encoding GvpL/GvpF family gas vesicle protein, which yields MNDALYLFCFARADSLEPALATRPPGEPRLQLLRQGDLAAVLCDASRSEFAGADAERRLADPAWIAGRVATHAAAIEWAMRYSPVFPAQFGTLFSSADRVVALMQSCHPRIGRVLDHVDGKTEWAVKGWLDRPAAIDSQAASIRAGEPEPAARSAGAGYLRERQLQARAGQNLRRWLEQSVPLVSARLQRQAVETCSRPWRASDAPNEIVANWAFLVRNRDVPAFRRQMEAINAEFATQGLRFDLSGPWPPYSFCVPLTEETTWPG from the coding sequence ATGAACGACGCCCTCTATCTCTTTTGCTTCGCGCGAGCCGACAGTCTCGAGCCGGCATTGGCCACGAGACCGCCCGGCGAGCCGCGGCTGCAACTGCTGCGCCAAGGGGATCTGGCCGCGGTGCTGTGCGACGCGTCGCGCAGCGAGTTCGCCGGGGCCGACGCCGAGCGGCGGCTCGCGGACCCTGCGTGGATCGCCGGCCGAGTGGCGACCCACGCCGCGGCGATCGAGTGGGCGATGCGATATTCGCCGGTCTTTCCGGCCCAGTTCGGCACCTTGTTTTCCAGCGCCGACCGGGTCGTCGCGTTGATGCAAAGCTGTCACCCGCGCATCGGCCGCGTCCTCGATCATGTCGACGGAAAGACGGAGTGGGCCGTCAAAGGCTGGCTCGATCGGCCGGCCGCCATCGATTCGCAGGCCGCGTCGATCCGCGCCGGCGAGCCGGAGCCGGCGGCACGCTCGGCCGGCGCCGGCTATCTGCGCGAGCGGCAGCTTCAGGCGCGGGCCGGCCAGAATCTGCGCCGCTGGCTCGAGCAGAGCGTGCCGCTAGTCTCGGCGCGATTGCAGCGCCAAGCGGTGGAAACGTGTAGCCGGCCGTGGCGGGCATCGGATGCGCCGAACGAAATCGTGGCGAACTGGGCGTTCCTCGTGCGAAACCGCGACGTCCCGGCATTCCGCCGGCAGATGGAAGCCATCAACGCCGAGTTCGCCACGCAGGGATTGCGCTTCGACCTCTCCGGGCCCTGGCCGCCGTACAGCTTTTGCGTTCCGCTCACCGAAGAGACGACATGGCCTGGCTGA
- a CDS encoding gas vesicle protein GvpG has product MFILDNLLAAPIKGMFWIFEEIAQAAEEETIADIEMTKAALVDLYHELESGQIDEAAFEAREQALLDHLDSLETS; this is encoded by the coding sequence ATGTTCATTCTCGATAACCTGCTTGCCGCGCCGATCAAGGGCATGTTCTGGATCTTCGAAGAGATCGCGCAGGCCGCCGAGGAAGAGACGATCGCCGACATCGAGATGACCAAGGCGGCGCTCGTCGATCTCTATCACGAACTCGAATCCGGCCAGATCGACGAGGCTGCGTTCGAAGCGCGCGAGCAGGCGCTGCTCGATCATCTGGACAGCCTGGAAACGTCGTGA
- a CDS encoding sigma-54-dependent transcriptional regulator, with the protein MLIVNEPIFGSRLTELLRDAGLDAVSAQTGYAALQTLELQRSDAVVLDDRLLDMSGLDLLHAIRRQTPQMPAVMLTDHPDVQGAICAMRDGVQDYISKSVDDDVLVRAVRTALTSGGGRSGEPSVAASLCESMGPSEAVARLVARIGLVAKSTFSVLIVGESGAGKELVARAIHRGSGRRAAPFVAIDCGAIPEQLLESELYGYEKGAFTGAGAAKPGKFSAANRGTLFLDEIANLPLASQAKLLRVIQERTLYRVGGNTPLPLDVRIVAAANEDVEQKALEGDFRSDLFFRLSEFVIHVPALRERRDDILYLAQHFATQTCTELDKPAVTFADATCERLLNHPWPGNVRQLRNTIRQAVLVAGDIVQPAHLNIAESGKHAAPAPEFGWEGLSLKEVVRRNIADIERRVIDQVLQATHGNKAQAARVLQVDYKTIHSKVKEYRIEFRGVDDEDQA; encoded by the coding sequence GTGCTGATCGTCAACGAGCCGATTTTCGGCTCGCGGCTGACCGAGCTGCTGCGCGACGCGGGCCTCGACGCCGTGTCCGCGCAAACCGGCTACGCGGCGCTGCAGACCCTGGAGCTGCAGCGCTCAGACGCCGTGGTGCTCGACGATCGCCTGCTGGACATGAGCGGGCTCGATCTGCTGCACGCGATCCGGCGACAGACGCCGCAGATGCCGGCGGTGATGCTCACCGACCATCCTGACGTGCAGGGCGCCATCTGCGCGATGCGGGACGGTGTTCAGGACTACATCTCGAAGTCGGTCGACGACGACGTGCTGGTGCGCGCGGTCAGGACGGCGCTGACGAGCGGCGGCGGCCGGAGCGGCGAGCCGTCGGTCGCCGCCAGCCTGTGCGAAAGCATGGGGCCGAGCGAAGCCGTCGCCCGCCTGGTCGCCCGGATCGGGCTCGTCGCGAAGAGCACGTTTTCGGTCCTGATCGTGGGCGAAAGCGGCGCGGGCAAGGAACTGGTCGCGCGCGCGATCCACCGCGGCAGCGGGCGGCGCGCCGCGCCGTTCGTCGCGATCGATTGCGGCGCGATTCCGGAGCAACTGCTCGAATCGGAACTTTACGGCTACGAGAAAGGCGCGTTCACCGGCGCGGGCGCCGCCAAGCCCGGCAAGTTCTCGGCGGCGAACCGCGGCACGCTGTTTCTCGACGAGATCGCCAACCTGCCGCTGGCATCGCAAGCCAAGCTGCTGCGCGTGATCCAGGAGCGCACGCTGTATCGCGTGGGCGGCAACACGCCGCTGCCGCTGGACGTGCGCATCGTCGCCGCCGCCAACGAGGACGTCGAGCAGAAGGCGCTCGAAGGCGACTTCCGCAGCGACCTCTTCTTCAGGCTGTCCGAATTCGTGATTCACGTCCCGGCGTTGCGCGAACGGCGCGACGACATCCTCTACCTCGCGCAGCACTTCGCCACGCAAACCTGCACGGAATTGGACAAGCCCGCCGTCACGTTCGCCGACGCGACTTGCGAGCGCTTGTTGAATCACCCGTGGCCGGGCAACGTCCGGCAGCTACGCAACACGATCCGGCAGGCCGTCCTCGTCGCCGGCGACATCGTGCAGCCGGCTCATCTCAATATCGCCGAGTCCGGCAAGCATGCGGCGCCGGCGCCGGAATTCGGCTGGGAAGGGCTGTCGCTGAAGGAAGTGGTACGACGCAATATCGCCGACATCGAGCGGCGGGTGATCGACCAGGTGTTGCAGGCGACCCATGGCAACAAGGCCCAAGCGGCACGAGTCTTGCAAGTCGACTACAAGACCATCCATTCGAAGGTCAAGGAGTACCGCATCGAATTCCGAGGAGTCGACGATGAAGACCAAGCGTGA
- a CDS encoding GvpL/GvpF family gas vesicle protein, protein MTSHSGARYLYAVKHAREVPASLPSGIGGTAVYALTDGDVAAIVSATGLAKVRPERRNLLAHHTVIQSLATEGTVLPVAFGTIATSEIALRRMLKKHRTMLGSELARLADHVEMSVRLNWDVPDVFRHLIDVRPDLKAARDAMLALGGAVTRGDKIELGSRFERVLNEERARHAALVDEALDVCCQEIRHDPPRSETEILRLTCLVRNAELGRFESNVTAVSRELDDLLVLKYSGPCPPHHFVNLNMSL, encoded by the coding sequence ATGACCAGCCATAGCGGCGCCCGTTACCTGTACGCCGTCAAGCATGCGCGAGAAGTGCCCGCCAGCCTTCCGTCGGGCATCGGCGGAACGGCCGTCTACGCGTTGACCGACGGCGACGTCGCGGCGATCGTCAGCGCCACGGGGCTCGCGAAGGTCCGTCCCGAGCGGCGCAATCTGCTCGCGCATCACACGGTCATCCAGAGCCTCGCGACCGAGGGCACCGTGCTGCCGGTGGCGTTCGGCACGATCGCCACCAGCGAAATCGCGCTGCGCAGGATGCTCAAGAAGCATCGGACCATGCTCGGCAGCGAACTCGCGCGGCTCGCGGACCATGTGGAAATGAGCGTGCGACTGAACTGGGACGTGCCCGATGTCTTTCGCCACCTGATCGACGTCCGCCCCGATCTCAAGGCTGCGCGCGACGCCATGCTGGCGCTCGGCGGCGCGGTCACGCGCGGCGACAAGATCGAGCTGGGCAGCCGCTTCGAGCGCGTGCTGAACGAAGAGCGGGCGCGCCACGCGGCATTGGTGGACGAGGCGCTCGACGTGTGTTGCCAGGAGATCCGGCACGACCCGCCGCGCAGCGAGACGGAAATCCTGCGCTTGACCTGCCTCGTGCGAAACGCCGAGCTTGGCCGATTCGAGTCGAATGTGACCGCCGTGTCGCGGGAGCTCGACGATTTGCTCGTGCTGAAATACAGCGGGCCGTGTCCGCCTCACCATTTCGTCAATCTCAACATGAGTCTCTGA
- a CDS encoding gas vesicle protein K codes for MNGPHVAAVTSAAALAAALEQALAQQQAPPPRATPRVDVTAAPAANGVAKLVLALIKLLHELLERQALRRIEAGSLNDDEIERLGLALMRQAEEIERLAGQFGFTDADLNLDLGPLGRLF; via the coding sequence ATGAATGGGCCGCACGTGGCGGCAGTAACGAGCGCCGCCGCACTCGCCGCCGCGCTGGAACAAGCGCTCGCTCAGCAACAGGCGCCGCCGCCGCGCGCGACGCCGCGCGTCGACGTGACGGCCGCCCCTGCGGCCAACGGCGTCGCGAAGCTCGTTCTGGCGCTGATCAAGCTGTTGCACGAACTGCTGGAGCGGCAGGCGTTGCGGCGAATCGAGGCCGGCAGCCTGAACGACGACGAAATCGAGCGGCTGGGGCTCGCGCTGATGCGGCAGGCCGAGGAGATCGAGCGGCTCGCCGGGCAGTTCGGCTTCACCGACGCCGATCTCAATCTCGATCTCGGCCCGCTCGGCCGTCTTTTTTGA
- a CDS encoding GvpL/GvpF family gas vesicle protein: protein MAWLIYAVMRPRRSIALPPGVDGARLEIVDGAHLRTVVSEHAQAPSATVPAALTFGQAVAALFRHGAIMPMRFPTCLDDKQAVRAWLDDECDAYGDLLQRVDGCVEMGLRFPLADDAHVQPRSHAGGPGHAYLAARAAPSAGALSQGERMAATLRGLYRDWRFDGLVEGFASLSFLVPQTALDDFLDRCRHTARRTALPLYVSGPWPPYSFAADERSSSPGRMAPADRRAPPGLDSSVKI from the coding sequence ATGGCCTGGCTGATCTACGCCGTCATGAGACCGAGGCGTTCCATCGCGTTGCCGCCGGGCGTGGACGGCGCGCGGCTCGAGATCGTGGACGGCGCGCACCTTCGCACCGTCGTCTCGGAACATGCTCAAGCGCCGTCGGCCACGGTACCGGCGGCGCTCACGTTCGGCCAGGCGGTGGCCGCGCTGTTCCGGCACGGCGCGATCATGCCGATGCGCTTTCCCACCTGCCTCGACGACAAGCAAGCCGTGCGCGCCTGGCTCGACGACGAATGCGATGCGTATGGGGATCTGCTGCAGCGGGTCGACGGCTGCGTCGAAATGGGGCTGCGATTCCCACTCGCCGACGATGCGCACGTGCAGCCGCGGTCGCACGCCGGCGGTCCCGGCCATGCCTATCTTGCCGCTCGCGCAGCGCCGAGCGCCGGCGCGCTGTCGCAGGGGGAACGCATGGCGGCGACGCTTCGCGGCCTGTATCGCGACTGGCGGTTCGACGGGCTGGTGGAAGGCTTCGCCAGCCTGAGCTTTCTCGTCCCGCAAACCGCGCTCGACGACTTCCTCGACCGATGCCGGCACACGGCGCGCCGGACCGCCTTGCCGCTCTACGTGTCGGGTCCGTGGCCGCCGTACAGTTTCGCCGCGGACGAGCGCTCATCGTCGCCGGGCCGCATGGCGCCCGCCGACCGGCGAGCGCCCCCCGGCCTCGACAGCAGCGTCAAAATTTGA
- a CDS encoding CDC48 family AAA ATPase: MDKAEQTGLQLRVTEGNARDVGRALARMGPEDLELLDAAVGDLVEVRGKRATVCKAMLAHKELRAQSRVQLDGVVRGNAGAGIDELVTLKKVTARPANLVQLAPINAAPAPSDLDYIGGLLDGLPVIEGDRIRATLFGSRNADFKVTSCTPRGPVLIGPNTELSIGRPAKGEPAVAAPTLSYEDIGGLKPQLMRIREMIELPLRYPEVFERLGVDAPKGVLLYGPPGCGKTLIARAIAHECDATFFALSGPEVIHKFYGESEAHLRKIFEEAARKAPAIVFLDEVDAIAPKRETVVGEVEKRVVAQLLALMDGLNGRQQVIVIAATNLPNALDPALRRPGRFDREIAIPIPDRNGRLEVLEIHSRGMPLAADVELDHLADITHGFVGADLEALCKEAAMLCLRRLLSELDLGLRSISYEQLDRLVVNMDDFLSALAEIDPSAIREVFVEIPDVRWEDVGGLGNTKAQLIEALEWPLKYPELLTRAGAKPSKGILLVGPPGCGKTWLAKAAANECGVNFIPVKGPELMSKYIGESEKGVRDVFRKARHAAPCLLFFDEIDALAPRRGEGASGAHVPERLLSQFLAEFDGIEDLKGVMVLAATNRIDMLDPAVLRPGRFDEIIEIALPDPAARREIFDVHLRRKPLATDVASEQLAAESDGFSAAEIASVCRRAALSAVRRAVVAGIHDPALVQLTGADLDEAIQEARQRRKQMQ, encoded by the coding sequence ATGGACAAAGCGGAACAGACCGGGCTCCAGCTGCGGGTAACCGAAGGCAACGCCCGCGACGTCGGCCGGGCGCTCGCCCGCATGGGGCCGGAGGATCTCGAGCTGCTGGACGCGGCGGTGGGCGATCTCGTCGAAGTGCGCGGCAAGCGCGCCACCGTGTGCAAGGCCATGCTCGCGCACAAGGAGCTGCGCGCCCAGTCGCGGGTGCAGCTGGACGGCGTCGTGCGCGGCAACGCCGGCGCCGGCATCGACGAGCTCGTCACGCTGAAGAAAGTGACGGCGCGTCCGGCGAACCTGGTGCAGCTGGCGCCCATCAACGCCGCCCCCGCGCCGAGCGACCTCGACTACATCGGGGGGCTGCTCGACGGCCTGCCGGTGATCGAGGGCGACCGCATCCGCGCGACGCTGTTCGGCAGCCGCAATGCGGATTTCAAGGTGACGAGCTGCACGCCGCGCGGACCGGTGCTGATCGGCCCGAACACCGAGCTGTCGATCGGACGGCCCGCGAAAGGCGAACCCGCGGTGGCCGCCCCTACCCTGTCGTACGAAGACATCGGCGGCCTCAAGCCGCAATTGATGCGCATCCGCGAAATGATCGAGCTGCCGCTGCGCTATCCCGAAGTCTTCGAACGGCTCGGCGTCGATGCGCCCAAAGGGGTGTTGTTGTACGGCCCGCCGGGCTGCGGCAAGACCCTGATCGCGCGAGCGATCGCCCACGAGTGCGACGCGACCTTCTTCGCGTTGTCCGGCCCCGAGGTGATACACAAGTTCTACGGCGAATCGGAGGCGCACCTGCGCAAGATTTTCGAGGAAGCCGCGCGCAAGGCGCCCGCCATCGTGTTCCTCGATGAAGTGGATGCGATCGCGCCCAAGCGCGAAACCGTCGTCGGCGAAGTGGAGAAGCGCGTGGTCGCGCAATTGCTGGCGTTGATGGACGGCCTCAACGGCCGTCAGCAGGTGATCGTGATCGCCGCCACCAATCTGCCCAACGCGCTCGATCCGGCGTTGCGCCGGCCGGGCCGCTTCGATCGCGAGATCGCGATCCCGATTCCCGATCGCAACGGCCGGCTCGAAGTGCTCGAAATCCACAGTCGCGGCATGCCGCTCGCGGCCGACGTCGAGCTGGATCATCTCGCCGACATCACTCACGGTTTCGTCGGCGCGGATCTCGAGGCGCTGTGCAAGGAAGCGGCCATGCTTTGCCTGCGCCGCCTCCTGTCGGAACTCGATCTCGGCCTGCGCTCGATTTCCTACGAGCAGCTCGATCGCCTCGTCGTGAACATGGACGACTTCCTGTCCGCGCTAGCCGAGATCGATCCGTCGGCAATCCGCGAGGTCTTCGTCGAAATTCCCGACGTGCGCTGGGAAGACGTCGGCGGCCTCGGCAATACGAAGGCGCAGTTGATCGAAGCGCTGGAGTGGCCGCTCAAGTATCCGGAACTGCTGACGCGTGCGGGCGCCAAGCCATCCAAGGGCATCCTGCTCGTCGGCCCGCCCGGTTGCGGCAAGACCTGGCTCGCGAAAGCCGCGGCCAACGAATGCGGCGTCAATTTCATCCCGGTCAAGGGGCCCGAGTTGATGTCGAAGTACATCGGCGAATCGGAAAAAGGCGTGCGCGACGTGTTCCGCAAGGCGCGGCATGCAGCGCCCTGCCTGCTGTTCTTCGACGAAATCGACGCGCTCGCGCCCCGGCGCGGCGAAGGCGCCTCCGGCGCGCACGTGCCGGAGCGCCTGCTGTCGCAGTTTCTGGCCGAATTCGACGGCATCGAGGATCTGAAAGGCGTGATGGTGCTCGCCGCGACGAACCGCATCGACATGCTCGATCCGGCCGTGCTGCGTCCCGGCCGCTTCGACGAGATCATCGAAATTGCGCTGCCCGACCCGGCCGCCCGCCGCGAGATCTTCGACGTGCACCTGCGCCGCAAGCCGCTCGCGACCGACGTGGCCAGCGAGCAGCTGGCGGCGGAAAGCGACGGGTTCTCGGCCGCCGAGATCGCGTCGGTGTGCCGCCGCGCGGCGCTGTCCGCAGTGCGTCGCGCGGTCGTCGCGGGCATCCACGATCCGGCGCTGGTGCAACTGACCGGCGCCGATCTGGACGAGGCGATCCAGGAAGCCCGGCAGCGGCGCAAGCAGATGCAATGA
- a CDS encoding gas vesicle protein has protein sequence MTPPCPPPSRAVRSADGEPVPVELAERLSLCEALDRILNKGAVISAHVVVSVAGVDLLYLHLRLLLSSVETALAGRAMPLEEESR, from the coding sequence GTGACGCCGCCTTGCCCGCCGCCGTCTCGGGCCGTGCGCAGCGCGGACGGCGAACCCGTTCCGGTCGAGCTCGCCGAGCGGCTGTCCCTGTGCGAGGCGCTGGACCGGATTCTCAACAAGGGGGCGGTGATTTCCGCCCACGTGGTCGTGTCGGTGGCCGGCGTCGATCTGCTCTACCTGCATCTGCGCTTGCTCCTGAGCTCGGTGGAAACCGCGTTGGCCGGCCGCGCGATGCCGCTCGAAGAGGAATCCCGATGA
- a CDS encoding Hsp20/alpha crystallin family protein: MKTKRDGAKETASGFEGIMSGIVNLVEKLNELAQTGNELQLLKERTTDAGIRGVYGINIKVGLGQDKDRVSVEPFGNIRKDKSGHAVVQEVIEPIVDVFEETDHTLVVAEMPGVSLEDVRLDVQDDVLTIVAEHRPKKYIKEVLLPRPYTRDQMQFGCNNGILEIRCTD, encoded by the coding sequence ATGAAGACCAAGCGTGACGGAGCGAAAGAAACGGCCAGCGGCTTCGAAGGCATCATGTCGGGCATCGTGAACCTGGTGGAGAAACTCAACGAACTGGCCCAGACCGGCAATGAACTTCAGTTGCTGAAGGAGCGTACGACCGATGCGGGCATTCGGGGCGTCTACGGCATCAACATCAAGGTCGGTTTGGGGCAGGACAAGGATAGGGTCTCGGTCGAGCCGTTCGGCAACATCCGCAAGGACAAGTCCGGCCACGCGGTGGTGCAGGAAGTGATCGAACCGATCGTGGACGTGTTCGAGGAGACCGACCATACGCTCGTGGTGGCGGAAATGCCGGGCGTGAGCCTGGAAGACGTGAGGCTCGACGTCCAGGACGACGTGCTCACGATCGTCGCGGAGCACCGGCCCAAGAAATACATCAAGGAAGTGCTGCTGCCGCGCCCGTATACGCGCGACCAGATGCAATTCGGCTGCAACAACGGGATTCTCGAAATCAGGTGCACGGACTGA
- a CDS encoding ABC transporter substrate-binding protein has product MKLQHTKSIAGWAARAVVAAVLIGAGAAASAVTFDLSPEQPGRVRGARDEAVVRALPASFKFAEPDTLTVGIAPSQPPISAYATDARTVVGFDADLAQLLSDSLGRKLKIVALAWADWPLALESGRVDAVLSNVTVTEERKAKFDFSTYRKDQVGFYVKSDSKIASIKEPKDVAGLRVITDAGTNQEKILLEWDRENVARGLKAVTVQYYDDHAVKSVALQSGRADAIFSVNSVLAYQAAQQHRTKLVGAVSGGWPRTADIAVTTRKGSGLAAPFTIAINDFIKNGAYRRVLDRWSLGSEAIDVSRTNPPGLPKT; this is encoded by the coding sequence ATGAAATTGCAACACACGAAATCGATCGCCGGATGGGCCGCACGCGCGGTCGTCGCGGCCGTGCTGATCGGCGCCGGCGCGGCGGCGTCGGCCGTCACGTTCGACCTGAGCCCCGAGCAGCCCGGACGCGTGCGCGGCGCGCGCGACGAAGCGGTGGTCCGCGCGCTGCCCGCGAGCTTCAAGTTCGCCGAGCCGGACACGCTGACCGTCGGCATCGCGCCGAGCCAGCCGCCGATCAGCGCGTACGCGACCGACGCGCGCACCGTCGTCGGCTTCGACGCCGACCTCGCGCAACTGTTGTCCGACAGCCTCGGCCGCAAGCTGAAAATTGTCGCGCTCGCATGGGCGGACTGGCCGCTCGCGCTCGAATCGGGCCGCGTCGACGCGGTGCTGTCGAACGTGACCGTGACCGAGGAGCGCAAGGCGAAGTTCGATTTCTCGACGTATCGCAAGGATCAGGTCGGCTTCTACGTGAAGTCCGACAGCAAGATCGCGTCGATCAAGGAGCCGAAGGACGTCGCGGGCCTGCGCGTGATCACCGACGCCGGCACCAATCAGGAAAAGATCCTGCTCGAATGGGACCGCGAGAACGTCGCGCGCGGGCTCAAGGCCGTCACCGTCCAGTATTACGACGATCATGCGGTCAAGAGCGTCGCGCTGCAGTCGGGCCGCGCCGACGCGATCTTCAGCGTGAACTCGGTGCTCGCCTATCAGGCCGCGCAGCAGCACAGGACGAAACTCGTCGGCGCCGTGAGCGGCGGCTGGCCGCGCACCGCGGACATCGCGGTCACGACGCGCAAGGGCAGCGGACTCGCGGCGCCGTTCACGATCGCGATCAACGATTTCATCAAGAACGGCGCTTACCGGCGCGTGCTCGATCGCTGGAGTCTCGGCTCCGAGGCGATCGACGTGTCGCGGACCAATCCGCCGGGCTTGCCGAAGACTTGA
- the gvpA gene encoding gas vesicle structural protein GvpA: MAKVQKSTDSSSLAEVVDRILDKGIVIDVWAKVSLVGIELLSIEARVVIASVETYLKYAEAIGLTATAAAPAA, translated from the coding sequence ATGGCCAAAGTGCAAAAATCGACCGACTCTTCGAGCCTGGCCGAAGTTGTCGATCGCATCCTCGACAAGGGCATCGTCATCGACGTGTGGGCAAAGGTGTCGCTTGTCGGCATTGAGCTGCTTTCGATCGAAGCCCGCGTCGTCATCGCATCGGTCGAAACCTATCTCAAGTATGCCGAAGCAATCGGCTTGACCGCGACTGCCGCAGCGCCAGCAGCGTGA
- the gvpN gene encoding gas vesicle protein GvpN, with the protein MTDLAPPPELVAAARGVNSDGAARNRVRLEASAEFVQTPAVRNLTERALTYLGAGYGVHLAGPSGTGKTTLAFHIAAQLGRQVVLMHGDDELGSADLVGRGTGYRRSRVVDNFIHSVVKTEEEMTTTWIDNRLTTACQHGLTLIYDEFNRSRPEANNALLPVLSEGILNLPNRMTGAGYLTVHPGFRAIFTSNPEEYVGVHKTQNALMGRLITIQVGHYDRETEVEIVWARSEIERADAERIVDLTRRLRDTSDNGHHPSIRAAIALARALAYRGGEATPDNPGYVWACRDILGVEPEQEAQAVRHAGRRTKARR; encoded by the coding sequence ATGACCGATCTCGCCCCACCGCCGGAACTGGTTGCAGCGGCGCGCGGCGTGAATAGCGACGGCGCCGCCCGGAACAGGGTGCGGTTGGAAGCGAGCGCCGAATTCGTGCAGACGCCCGCCGTTCGCAACCTCACCGAACGCGCGCTGACCTATCTCGGCGCCGGCTACGGCGTGCATCTTGCGGGGCCGTCGGGCACCGGCAAGACCACGCTCGCATTCCACATCGCCGCTCAGCTCGGTCGGCAAGTCGTGCTGATGCATGGCGACGACGAACTCGGCAGCGCCGATCTCGTCGGTCGCGGCACCGGATATCGCCGCTCGCGGGTGGTCGACAACTTCATCCATTCGGTGGTCAAGACCGAGGAGGAAATGACCACGACCTGGATCGACAATCGCCTGACGACAGCCTGCCAGCATGGCCTCACGCTCATCTACGACGAATTCAACCGATCCCGGCCGGAAGCGAACAACGCGCTGCTGCCGGTATTGTCGGAAGGCATCCTGAACTTGCCCAATCGCATGACGGGCGCCGGCTATCTGACGGTGCATCCCGGCTTTCGCGCGATCTTCACGTCGAATCCGGAAGAGTACGTGGGCGTGCACAAGACGCAGAACGCGCTGATGGGCCGGCTGATCACGATTCAAGTGGGGCACTACGACCGCGAGACGGAAGTCGAGATCGTCTGGGCCAGGTCCGAAATCGAGCGCGCCGACGCCGAGCGGATCGTCGATCTGACCCGCCGGCTGCGCGACACGAGCGACAACGGCCACCATCCCAGCATCCGGGCGGCCATCGCGCTCGCCCGCGCGCTCGCGTATCGCGGCGGCGAGGCGACGCCCGACAATCCCGGCTACGTATGGGCATGCAGAGACATCCTCGGGGTGGAGCCGGAGCAGGAGGCGCAGGCAGTCCGTCACGCAGGCCGGCGCACGAAAGCGCGGAGATGA
- a CDS encoding GNAT family N-acetyltransferase yields the protein MTDSIIDAAPHDARAKPLIDALVDEYATRYHAYRPDSRASAQAELARYSAELFAPPEGAFILLIRDGETIGGGAFKRYDAQTAELKRIWTRADLRRQGLARRVVRELELRAARQGYRRVYLTTGFRQPEAWALYLDAGYAALFDRDVDPEIYVHLPFGKDLIEPARVGTLDDLRAPVPAAPVE from the coding sequence ATGACTGACAGCATTATCGACGCCGCGCCGCACGACGCGCGCGCGAAGCCCTTGATCGACGCGCTGGTCGACGAATACGCGACGCGCTATCACGCGTACCGGCCCGACAGCCGCGCGTCGGCGCAAGCGGAGCTCGCGCGCTATTCGGCCGAGCTGTTCGCGCCGCCCGAAGGCGCGTTCATCCTGCTGATCCGCGACGGCGAGACGATCGGCGGCGGGGCCTTCAAGCGGTACGACGCGCAAACGGCGGAGCTCAAGCGGATCTGGACGCGCGCCGATCTGCGGCGCCAGGGGCTCGCGCGGCGCGTGGTCCGCGAACTCGAACTGCGCGCCGCGCGGCAGGGTTATCGGCGCGTCTATCTGACGACGGGATTCCGGCAGCCGGAGGCGTGGGCGCTGTATCTCGACGCCGGCTATGCGGCGCTGTTCGATCGCGACGTCGATCCGGAGATCTACGTGCATTTGCCGTTCGGCAAGGATCTGATCGAGCCCGCCCGCGTCGGCACGCTCGACGACCTGCGCGCGCCCGTGCCGGCCGCGCCGGTCGAATGA
- a CDS encoding gas vesicle protein: protein MSQSRTASPQHSVSSTTVADLLERVLDKGIVITGDIRINLVDVELLTIRIRLLVCSVDKAKELGIDWWNADSFFLGPDKARSALPGRAAAVDVAAGSAAHVDAGRP, encoded by the coding sequence ATGAGCCAGTCACGCACCGCATCGCCACAGCACAGCGTCTCCAGCACGACCGTGGCCGATCTGCTCGAGCGCGTGCTCGACAAGGGCATCGTCATCACCGGCGATATCCGGATCAACCTCGTCGACGTCGAACTTCTGACGATCCGCATCCGGCTCCTGGTCTGCTCCGTCGATAAAGCGAAGGAGCTCGGCATCGATTGGTGGAACGCCGATTCGTTCTTTCTGGGCCCGGACAAAGCCCGATCCGCGCTGCCAGGCCGGGCGGCCGCCGTCGATGTCGCGGCGGGCTCCGCCGCGCACGTCGATGCGGGCCGTCCGTGA